The Micromonospora sp. NBC_00421 DNA window GCTCCCTGCGGCGAACCGGTGCTCGCCGGGCGATACGGGGCGGCTTCGCGCGGCCCCTCCCCACCCACCGTGCCCGCTGCCCGGGGGTTCGTCAAATAGAGCGGGGTCTGTCGACCCGCGCACCGGACATTCCCGTTTCCGCTTCCCGGCGCCTCGATCCTTCCTACGCTGAGCGCATGGACGCTGCCAGGAGGTACGCCGCCGAACTGCTCGGCACCCTCATGCTGGTCTTCATCGGGGTAGGCAGCGCGGTCTTCGCCCAGGTGCAGGGCGGAGTGGTGGTCGTGGCGCTGGCCTTCGGGTTCGTCCTGCTGGCACTGGTGTACACGCTCGGCCCCCTCTCCGGCAGCCACCTCAATCCGGCGGTGACGCTCGGGGTGCTGCTCTCCGGCAAGATCTCCCTGATCGGCGCGGTGGCGTACTGGATCGCGCAGTTCGTGGGGGCGACGGTGGCCGGCTTCGCCCTCTGGGGGCTGGTCCGCTGGGGCGGCGTGGCGGACCAGACCGGGGTGCTGGGCACCAACGGCTACGGGGTGCACGTCAACCGGGGCGGCGCGGCGGTACTGGAGGTCATCCTGACGTTCCTGTTCGTGCTGGTGGTGCTGGTGGTGACGAGTCGGGTCGAGCACGCCGGTTTCGCCGGCCTGGCGATCGGGTCGGCGCTGGCGGCGGTGCTCCTGGTGGGGCTCACCCTGGACGGCACCTCGGTCAACCCGGCCCGGTCGTTCGGCCCGGCCGTGTTCGAGGGCGGCACGGCGCTGCGGCAACTGTGGGTGTTCATCGTCTTCCCACTGCTCGGCGGGGCACTGGCCGCGCTGGTCGCCCCCCTGCTGCTGAAGCAGAGCCCACGTTTCCGGGGCGAACCCGAGGCGCCCGAACCGGCCGCGCCGACCCCCACCTGACCGCGACCGGCCCGACCGCGCGGGACCACCCCGGCATGAGAAGAAAACCTACGGTGTCGAGGCTTGCCTGACGGAAATCTTCGTGACAGCGTCACCGCATGCATCGTCGTCTCTTTTCCCGGACGCTCGCGCTGGTGGCGCTGGTCGCCACCGTGGCTGCCGCCGGTGCGCTCCCGGCCACCGCCGAGTCGCCCACCCCGGCGGCCACCCGGCTGCGCGCCACCATCGACGCCGTCCTCGCCGACGCCCGGCTCACCGGGGCGCAGGCCGGGGTGGTCGTGATGGACACCAGCACCGGTCAGACCCTCTACGACCGCAACGGCGACCACCGGCTGGTGCCGGCCTCCAACACCAAGCTGCTGACCTCGACGGCGGCCCTGGCGCTGCTCGGCCCCGGGCACCGGTTCGGCACCGACGTGCTCACCGACGGCCGACGCCGGGCCGGGCTCGTCTCCGGCAACCTCTACCTGCGCGGCGGCGGCGACCCGACGATGCTGGCCGCCGACTACGACGCACTGGCCGCGCAGGTCGCCGCCGACGGGGTACGCATGGTGACCGGTCAGCTGGTCGCCGACGACACCCGTTACGACGACACCCGGCTCGGCACGCAGTGGGCCTGGGACGACGAGTCGTACTACTACGCGGCGCAGGTCTCCGCGTTGACCGTGGCGCCGGACACCGACTACGACGCGGGCACCGTGATCGTGCGGGCCGCCCCGGCGGGCACGGTCGGGGCGAAGCCGGTGGTCACCATGACCCCGCCCAACGGGTACCTGCGGATCGACAACCGGGCCGAGACGGTCGCCGACGGCGAGACGACGCTGTCGTTCGAGCGGACGCACGGCGGCAACACCATCGTGGTCACCGGCCGGATCGCGGTCGGCGGGGCACCGGCCAGCGACTGGATGACCGTCTGGGAGCCCACCGGCTACGCCGCCGCCGTCTTCCGCGACGCGCTGCGCCGGCACGGGGTACGGGTGCTCGGCCGGACCGTGCCCGGCCGGGCCACCCCGGCGGACGCCACGCCGGTGGCCCGGCACGACTCGATGCCCCTGGCCGAGCTGATGGTGCCCTTCCTCAAGTTGTCCAACAACGGGCACGCCGAGGTGCTGACCAAGGAGATCGGGCGGGTCGTCTCCGGCTCCGGCAGCTGGCCGGCGGGGCTCACCGCGATCAGCGAGTACGTCGCCGACACCGGAGTGGACACCGGCGTCCTACGCCAACTCGACGGCTCCGGGCTGTCCCGACGCAACCTGATCCCGCCCGGCGAGTTCGTCGCCCTG harbors:
- the dacB gene encoding D-alanyl-D-alanine carboxypeptidase/D-alanyl-D-alanine endopeptidase, which translates into the protein MHRRLFSRTLALVALVATVAAAGALPATAESPTPAATRLRATIDAVLADARLTGAQAGVVVMDTSTGQTLYDRNGDHRLVPASNTKLLTSTAALALLGPGHRFGTDVLTDGRRRAGLVSGNLYLRGGGDPTMLAADYDALAAQVAADGVRMVTGQLVADDTRYDDTRLGTQWAWDDESYYYAAQVSALTVAPDTDYDAGTVIVRAAPAGTVGAKPVVTMTPPNGYLRIDNRAETVADGETTLSFERTHGGNTIVVTGRIAVGGAPASDWMTVWEPTGYAAAVFRDALRRHGVRVLGRTVPGRATPADATPVARHDSMPLAELMVPFLKLSNNGHAEVLTKEIGRVVSGSGSWPAGLTAISEYVADTGVDTGVLRQLDGSGLSRRNLIPPGEFVALLAAVRREPWFDTWYAALPIAGNADRMVGGTLRSRMRGTAAADNVHAKTGSLTGVSGLSGYVTDADGRVLAFSVVFNNHLTSSVKELEDQIAIALASYRAGDGGSARATPPVAPEAPRIPEGRECSWVKPIVC
- a CDS encoding MIP/aquaporin family protein, whose amino-acid sequence is MDAARRYAAELLGTLMLVFIGVGSAVFAQVQGGVVVVALAFGFVLLALVYTLGPLSGSHLNPAVTLGVLLSGKISLIGAVAYWIAQFVGATVAGFALWGLVRWGGVADQTGVLGTNGYGVHVNRGGAAVLEVILTFLFVLVVLVVTSRVEHAGFAGLAIGSALAAVLLVGLTLDGTSVNPARSFGPAVFEGGTALRQLWVFIVFPLLGGALAALVAPLLLKQSPRFRGEPEAPEPAAPTPT